Proteins encoded by one window of Myxocyprinus asiaticus isolate MX2 ecotype Aquarium Trade chromosome 35, UBuf_Myxa_2, whole genome shotgun sequence:
- the LOC127425786 gene encoding growth arrest and DNA damage-inducible protein GADD45 beta-like, which translates to MTLEEVVGCNITDKKMDTVSQALEELLVAAQRQDCLTVGVYESAKLMNVDPDCVVLCVLATDEEDQDDIALQIHFTLLQAFCCDNDINILRVSGLRRLAQVLGEPADVDNSEPRDFHCILVTNSQCQPLKCQALKDVGNYCVESRCKNQWIPYLSLQER; encoded by the exons ATGACCCTGGAAGAAGTCGTTGGATGCAATATTACTGATAAAAA aatggaCACCGTGAGCCAAGCATTAGAGGAGCTGCTGGTAGCAGCACAGAGACAAGACTGTCTCACAGTCGGCGTTTACGAATCTGCAAAACTAATGAATGT AGATCCTGATTGCGTCGTACTGTGCGTTCTGGCCACCGATGAGGAGGACCAGGATGATATTGCGCTGCAGATTCACTTTACGCTTCTTCAGGCGTTCTGCTGCGACAACGACATCAACATTCTTCGGGTGTCCGGTCTGAGACGCCTTGCGCAGGTGCTCGGCGAGCCAGCTGACGTAGATAACAGCGAGCCGAGAGACTTCCACTGCATCCTAGTCACT AATTCTCAATGCCAACCATTGAAATGCCAGGCACTGAAAGACGTGGGTAACTACTGCGTAGAGAGCCGTTGCAAAAACCAATGGATCCCTTATCTGTCCCTGCAAGAACGCTGA